Below is a genomic region from Maridesulfovibrio ferrireducens.
GCTAGACTGTATGAAGAAAATGAGTCGTAAAAGCTTCTGGATAATAAATTCAATCCTCCTTTCATAGATATGAGGATTGAAAATCCGCTAAAACCCACGAGTGTCATTACATAGGCAACTGGCATGCGGGTTAGAAAAAGTGCCAGCATTACTAGAACTCCGATGATTCCGGCAGTACTCGGTTCCATATTACTTTTCCCCCAGAAGATGTTCGGCTACTTCTTTAAGTAGAGTCAGAGTGAAGCAGGCAAATCCGAACGAGAGCGCGTAGATTATCATATAGGTGGGCAATTCCAGAGTCATGGTAACTTCACCCGCGGCTTTTAGGCTTTGAGCGTAAAGAACCAGTCTCCACGTAACCACTCCGAAAAGTATAGCGCTTGTAATATTGGTTCCACAGCGAATATTATGGCGGAGTTTTTTATTAAATTTGCTGACTAAGAATTCCACACCGATATTACTTTTCTGCGAATGGGTGTATCCCAGAGCAAGGCCGATGGTTAACACCGCTAACACCGCAACGATTTCTTCAACCCCGAAAATAGGAGAGCCAAATGCTCCACGGGATATAATGTCTGCCCCCGTCAGCAGTGCCATGCTGATAAGGCAAAAGGCTGCAATATTTTTCAGTACGCCCTCAAGCTTGTTAACAAAGGTTGAAATTTTTAATTCGCTCACAGGTTTCTCCGTTATAAACGTGGAAGGCTTTATGTTCTTTATTCTGTAAAAAAGTTCAAGACCTCACATTAATGGTGTGCGGTCTTGAACTTTTATTTCTTTAAAATAATATAACTTTCTTATATGAGAATGCTTTATTTGCTATTGCATTTTGCGAGTGAACTTACTGTGAAATCGAGGATTTCTTTTCCCTTCAGTCCCTTGCTGTCAGTCTTTTTGATGTATTCTGTCATCATTGGGGAAGCTTTTTCTTTCCAAATATTGCCTTCAGATTCGCTCATAGTGATGAACTTTCCGCCTTTAGAAACAAAGAATTCTTTACCGGCTGCATCACTTTCATCCCAAGCCTGACCATGTTTAACAGCCCATTCTTTGTTGATCTCAGTGATAATTTGCTGAAGGTCAGTTGGGATTGAGTTCCATTTGCTTTTGTTCATAACAACAAAAAAGGTTGTAGTGTATGCAACAGGGAAATCAAGTGTGCAATAATCAACGACTTCTGCCATTTTCCACCCTTTATTGCTTTCCATCGGATACATCCCGCCGCTTACAACGCCTTTACGAATGGCCTGATAAGAGTCCGGCATGGACATCGCGACAGGTGCGCCGCCGAGAGTTTTGATTAATTTTCCAGAGTTGCCTGTGCCGCGTAATTTTAATCCATTTATATCTTCTAAAGTCTTTACTTGGTTTTTTGCAGTGAAAAGCAGTCCGGGGCCATGTGCATGGAAGTACATGGGGGCAACATCGTCAAATTCTTTTGGTGTAAATTTTTCGAATACTTCGTTGGCGACTTTTGTTGCTGCCGCGCCGGATTTATAACCTAATGGAAGATCAACGGCAGCCATTGCGGGGAAACGTCCGCGTGAATATGCGAGAGCTGAAAGCCCGATGTCGGAGATGCCTTCAACAACACCATCATAACACTGCTTCGCTTTGGTGAGAGTTCCACCCGGGAAGTAAGAGACTCGAACTTGGCCGTCTGTACGTTTTTCAACTTCATCACACCATGCCTGAGCAAGTTTCGACTGAACGTGGGTAGGCGGGAAAAAATTCGAGTAGGTGAGGGTGATGGTTTCTGCATTCGCTGATAGCGGCAGTGCGGAAAAGCCGATGACTAAGGCTATGATCGAAAAGAGTATTTTTTTCATGATTTCTCCATGAAGAGCGGTTGTCTTTAAATTTAAGCTGCTAATTTTTTTTAAGTCCATTTGCTAAAGCAAGAGTAACAGCTGCCTCGCGAACATCTTTCAAATTTACAATTCCGGTTTCAAGAGCATTCTGAACCATGAAGCCCTCAAAAAGAACGGTGTTGAATGCACCTAATTTTTCAGGCGGGTAGTCTGTTTCAATGAATTTTCCGACCAAGTTCGCAAAAACTGTTTCAGATAATCGATATTGACTGAGGCCTAAATCATCACGTAATTCCGGGATGCGTGAGGCATAGACTGTAAATTCGAGAAAAACTTTTGCCCAATTATAATCGCGTACAATTATTTCCAAAAAATCCCAGATAATGTGCATGACTTCTTCAAGACTTTGAGCTTCATCCAGCCGGTTATCTCTTGAGCTTCGATATGCTGCGAGTTTGTTTTCAACTATTTCTAAGAACAGTTTATCCTTGCTCACCCAGTGCCGGTAAAAGCTTCCTTTTGAATAGCCTGCATGAGTTGTAATTTCGGCTACAGTTGTTGCTATGAATCCTTTTAATCCGAAAAGTTCTTCGGCAGAATCCATTAATTCTTTTTTGGTTTGTTTAGATTTTTCTTGTTGTTTTCTAGCCATTTGGCTTTCTCCACAAACATTGTTGCGGCCGATGGTCACAAAATGACCGTTGGTCATGTTTTACGAGGTATAGCTTTGAGGTACAAAGCTGTCAAGGGTATTCGTCAGAGTTCTCTGGTGTACTATTGTGGTTGATAATGAGTTACTTATCTATTGACTTGTCAGTTAAACGCAGTTCGTTTCTTTTTAATTATTCTGTTATGTTTGATTTCATATATTAGCGATAAAAATGAGGTTCAAATTAAATGAGATTTGTTTGGTTGAGTGTTGTGCTATTTGTTATGTGTCTGGCTCCTTTTTCGCTTTCAGCGCATCCGCTTGGCGAGGTTGTGCAAGAGACTACTATTCAGAATGAAGGGACACGTATTTTAATCATTTATAGAACGGCTATTGGACCATCCATAACAGCAACGCTTGTTCCTGATTCTGATCGTGATGGTAAAGTTACTTCTTCGGAAGAAGCTGAGCTGGCGCGGGCAATTCATAAAATTCTGTATCCGAATATAGAAGTTATTTTAGACGGTAAGCCTGTTGTTATGGATCTTTATTATGACTCCGTAGCACCAGCGACCGGAGGATATAATAATGGTTTGCGAGCAAATATGATTTATTCCGTTGCGATTGAGGATAATTCAGAGAGTCATGAACTAAAAGTTTCAGATAATAATTTTAAGGCCGGAGAGCTTAAATGGCTGAAGTGGTTTGTTCAGGCAGATCCGAGTGTCAGCAAAGTTGCTACCTCCGCTAATTCTAGAACTTTGAACTTTATTTTTACAAGTGTTGCAACAGGCGATGAGAGATCTAAATCTATTCTGAATTCCGGCAATAATCCTGGTTCAGATAAGGGGCTTGCGCCGGAACCGAAGGAAGATTCAAGTCAGGCTGCTTTGCGGGAATATCTTTCAAGAGAAAATTTAGGAACCGGAGCGGCTTTGTTTGCTCTCGGACTGGCATTCGTTTTAGGAATGGGTCACGCTTTAAGTCCCGGACATGGTAAGGCTATGGTTGCGGCCTATTTGATCGGTCGTAGTGGCAAAATTAAAGATGCTTTTACTCTGGGCATAATTGTTACCATTACCCATGTCGCCAGTGTTATCGTGCTAGGATTGATAGCTTTATTACTATCAAGGTATTTTTTGCCGGGTGATCTGTATCCTTGGCTAGGAGCTTTTTCAGGAGGTCTGGTTTTTTTGGTGGGTTATCTGATGCTTGCGAAACGAGCTTTGCATGGACATCATCACCATCATGATCATGAGTCGAAAGAGGGAAGTGAATCGTTATCGTGGTGGTCCATGTTAAGCCTTGGAATTGCGGGAGGTATGGTTCCTTGTCCTACTGCTCTTGTTGTATTGCTTGCGGCGGTTGCATTGGGGCGTATTGCCTTCGGGCTTATGTTGATCTCGGCATTTAGTCTCGGTCTTGCTGCCGTACTTATTTTTATCGGAATTTTAACGGTTAAGGCTTCAAAATTATCTGAGAAGTTCGCAGGTTCACGCCGATGGATTGAAAATTTGCCAGTTG
It encodes:
- a CDS encoding nickel/cobalt transporter; the encoded protein is MRFVWLSVVLFVMCLAPFSLSAHPLGEVVQETTIQNEGTRILIIYRTAIGPSITATLVPDSDRDGKVTSSEEAELARAIHKILYPNIEVILDGKPVVMDLYYDSVAPATGGYNNGLRANMIYSVAIEDNSESHELKVSDNNFKAGELKWLKWFVQADPSVSKVATSANSRTLNFIFTSVATGDERSKSILNSGNNPGSDKGLAPEPKEDSSQAALREYLSRENLGTGAALFALGLAFVLGMGHALSPGHGKAMVAAYLIGRSGKIKDAFTLGIIVTITHVASVIVLGLIALLLSRYFLPGDLYPWLGAFSGGLVFLVGYLMLAKRALHGHHHHHDHESKEGSESLSWWSMLSLGIAGGMVPCPTALVVLLAAVALGRIAFGLMLISAFSLGLAAVLIFIGILTVKASKLSEKFAGSRRWIENLPVVSAGLVMVAGIAIALNALHAGGILKFFP
- a CDS encoding TRAP transporter small permease; this encodes MSELKISTFVNKLEGVLKNIAAFCLISMALLTGADIISRGAFGSPIFGVEEIVAVLAVLTIGLALGYTHSQKSNIGVEFLVSKFNKKLRHNIRCGTNITSAILFGVVTWRLVLYAQSLKAAGEVTMTLELPTYMIIYALSFGFACFTLTLLKEVAEHLLGEK
- a CDS encoding TetR/AcrR family transcriptional regulator, translating into MARKQQEKSKQTKKELMDSAEELFGLKGFIATTVAEITTHAGYSKGSFYRHWVSKDKLFLEIVENKLAAYRSSRDNRLDEAQSLEEVMHIIWDFLEIIVRDYNWAKVFLEFTVYASRIPELRDDLGLSQYRLSETVFANLVGKFIETDYPPEKLGAFNTVLFEGFMVQNALETGIVNLKDVREAAVTLALANGLKKN
- a CDS encoding TRAP transporter substrate-binding protein, with translation MKKILFSIIALVIGFSALPLSANAETITLTYSNFFPPTHVQSKLAQAWCDEVEKRTDGQVRVSYFPGGTLTKAKQCYDGVVEGISDIGLSALAYSRGRFPAMAAVDLPLGYKSGAAATKVANEVFEKFTPKEFDDVAPMYFHAHGPGLLFTAKNQVKTLEDINGLKLRGTGNSGKLIKTLGGAPVAMSMPDSYQAIRKGVVSGGMYPMESNKGWKMAEVVDYCTLDFPVAYTTTFFVVMNKSKWNSIPTDLQQIITEINKEWAVKHGQAWDESDAAGKEFFVSKGGKFITMSESEGNIWKEKASPMMTEYIKKTDSKGLKGKEILDFTVSSLAKCNSK